A single window of Candidatus Poribacteria bacterium DNA harbors:
- a CDS encoding C69 family dipeptidase, with protein MPKSCDTMVALPSATKDNQIIFAKNSDRPATECQPLVQRARETHPAGASTKCQFVELPGVTTTYRHIGSRPYWCWGYEHGFNEHQVVIGNEGLASKYEFDSPKLIGMELIRLGLERAKTAAEAVIVMTELITKFGQGKFSNDQGVRTYDNGYIIADPREAYILQTAGHEWAVKQVQGAVGISNVYSLEEDWDRLSPNGVHEAIAQGWWTDTSARLNFSDAYSREADRSIGSGAMRRGRSCAVLSKYTGNVEVQTMMALLSDHSDGSNPDEPFQGEITGGTSICVHHDDKGEGGNTAASLVAHLCNDGSRLPIYWCSFYSPCLAVFLPMFIEGRLPEVLAIGGETPSGDSPWWLFRQLSLKLRLEEPELIPTVQAKWQKFQTQLFTTAYEIAKEGKFLIERGCERTANQLVTRYMAENVEMMLETVRGMLSDVEQSVEMAAD; from the coding sequence ATGCCTAAAAGTTGTGACACGATGGTTGCTCTACCGAGTGCAACTAAGGACAATCAAATAATCTTTGCTAAAAATAGTGACCGCCCGGCGACCGAATGTCAACCACTTGTGCAACGCGCAAGAGAAACCCATCCCGCTGGTGCAAGCACAAAATGCCAATTTGTCGAACTTCCCGGAGTGACTACAACCTATCGTCATATCGGTTCGCGCCCGTATTGGTGTTGGGGCTACGAACATGGGTTTAACGAACATCAGGTCGTAATCGGAAACGAGGGGTTAGCCTCCAAATATGAGTTTGATTCCCCGAAGTTGATTGGTATGGAGTTGATACGGCTCGGTTTGGAACGCGCGAAAACCGCCGCCGAAGCAGTTATCGTCATGACGGAGTTGATTACGAAGTTTGGTCAGGGGAAATTCAGCAACGATCAAGGGGTTCGCACCTACGACAACGGTTACATCATCGCCGATCCGAGAGAAGCGTATATCCTCCAGACTGCGGGTCACGAGTGGGCGGTTAAGCAGGTTCAAGGAGCGGTAGGAATTAGCAACGTCTATTCCCTTGAGGAGGACTGGGATCGCCTATCTCCCAACGGTGTGCACGAAGCAATTGCGCAAGGTTGGTGGACGGATACTTCGGCGCGGCTTAATTTTTCGGACGCCTACAGTCGTGAGGCAGATCGCTCGATCGGAAGTGGTGCCATGCGTCGCGGACGTTCCTGTGCGGTACTTAGTAAATACACCGGGAACGTTGAGGTACAAACCATGATGGCGTTGTTGAGTGACCACTCCGATGGGAGCAACCCCGATGAACCGTTTCAAGGGGAAATTACGGGCGGGACCTCCATCTGCGTTCATCACGATGATAAGGGAGAGGGTGGAAATACCGCTGCAAGTCTAGTCGCACATCTCTGCAATGATGGTTCGCGGTTGCCTATCTACTGGTGTAGCTTCTATTCACCCTGTTTAGCGGTTTTTCTGCCGATGTTTATTGAAGGGAGATTGCCAGAGGTCTTAGCGATCGGTGGTGAGACCCCTTCGGGTGATAGTCCGTGGTGGCTCTTTCGCCAATTGAGTCTCAAACTGCGTTTGGAGGAGCCGGAACTGATTCCAACTGTCCAAGCAAAATGGCAAAAGTTCCAAACCCAACTGTTCACAACCGCTTATGAAATAGCGAAAGAGGGTAAATTCCTCATTGAACGGGGATGCGAAAGGACCGCCAATCAACTCGTGACGCGATATATGGCGGAGAATGTGGAGATGATGTTGGAAACGGTTCGGGGGAT